A stretch of Mucilaginibacter terrae DNA encodes these proteins:
- the odhB gene encoding 2-oxoglutarate dehydrogenase complex dihydrolipoyllysine-residue succinyltransferase, translating into MSLEIKVPPVGESITEVTLSRWIKKDGDAVEMDEVIAELESDKATFELTAESAGTLKTVAAEGDTLPIGAVVASIEAGGAPAAAAPAPVDKSTAQAADESAPGQRAERPEATPAAEAPVAEAKTLEIKVPAVGESITEVTLSRWIKKDGDQVEMDEAIAELESDKATFELTAESAGTLKTIAAEGDTLAIGAVVCSITGGGAAGAKSEAPSAPAAQNAPQSPISAPSSNGYAAGTPSPAAGKILAEKGLSPEAVSGSGVGGRITKEDAVNAQQKPAAPASAPAKASAPAAAPATATGAREERREKMTNLRKTVAKRLVAVKNETAMLTTFNEVDMQPVMELRSKYKDKFKEKHGVGLGFMSFFTKAVCVALSEWPAVGARIEGEEIVYSNFADISIAVSAPKGLVVPIIRNADAMSLAEIEKAVVNLAGKARENKLTIEDMTGGTFTITNGGIFGSMMSTPIINAPQSAILGMHNIIERPVAVNGQVVIRPMMYLALSYDHRIVDGRESVSFLVRVKQLLEDPARLLLGV; encoded by the coding sequence ATGAGTTTAGAGATCAAAGTTCCGCCGGTTGGCGAATCTATTACCGAAGTTACCCTGTCGCGTTGGATTAAAAAAGACGGCGATGCGGTTGAAATGGATGAAGTAATTGCCGAATTAGAATCGGACAAAGCAACTTTTGAGCTTACTGCCGAAAGTGCCGGAACTTTAAAAACTGTTGCTGCCGAAGGCGACACCCTGCCAATTGGCGCTGTGGTTGCCAGCATTGAAGCCGGTGGCGCTCCTGCTGCCGCTGCTCCTGCACCGGTTGACAAAAGCACCGCACAGGCTGCCGACGAAAGCGCACCTGGTCAGCGTGCAGAAAGACCTGAAGCTACTCCTGCCGCTGAAGCACCTGTTGCCGAAGCCAAAACATTAGAAATTAAAGTTCCTGCGGTTGGCGAGTCAATTACCGAAGTAACCCTGTCGCGCTGGATTAAGAAAGATGGCGACCAGGTTGAAATGGACGAAGCCATTGCCGAACTGGAATCAGATAAAGCAACGTTTGAGTTAACTGCCGAAAGTGCAGGTACCCTTAAAACCATTGCCGCCGAAGGTGATACTTTAGCCATTGGCGCGGTAGTATGCTCAATTACAGGTGGCGGTGCTGCCGGAGCGAAGAGCGAAGCACCAAGCGCACCAGCTGCTCAAAACGCTCCTCAATCCCCGATCTCCGCTCCTTCATCAAACGGTTACGCTGCCGGTACCCCATCACCTGCTGCGGGTAAAATATTAGCCGAAAAAGGCTTGAGCCCCGAGGCTGTAAGCGGAAGCGGCGTTGGCGGTCGTATTACTAAAGAAGATGCGGTTAACGCACAACAAAAACCAGCTGCTCCGGCTTCTGCTCCGGCTAAAGCATCAGCCCCTGCCGCTGCTCCTGCAACTGCCACTGGTGCAAGAGAAGAGCGTCGTGAGAAAATGACTAACCTGCGTAAAACCGTTGCCAAGCGTTTGGTAGCTGTTAAAAACGAAACCGCTATGCTAACCACCTTTAACGAGGTTGATATGCAGCCGGTTATGGAGTTACGCTCTAAATACAAAGACAAGTTTAAAGAGAAACACGGTGTAGGCTTAGGCTTTATGTCGTTCTTTACCAAAGCGGTTTGCGTAGCACTTTCTGAGTGGCCTGCAGTTGGTGCCCGTATTGAGGGTGAAGAAATTGTTTACAGCAACTTTGCTGATATTTCTATCGCTGTATCGGCTCCTAAAGGTTTGGTGGTTCCTATCATCCGTAATGCCGATGCGATGAGCCTTGCCGAAATTGAGAAAGCCGTAGTAAACCTTGCCGGTAAAGCCCGCGAAAACAAGTTGACCATTGAAGACATGACCGGCGGTACCTTTACCATTACCAATGGCGGTATCTTTGGTTCGATGATGAGCACGCCTATTATTAATGCGCCACAATCGGCTATTTTAGGTATGCACAATATCATCGAGCGCCCGGTTGCTGTAAACGGACAAGTGGTTATACGCCCCATGATGTACCTTGCCCTGTCATACGATCACCGTATTGTTGACGGCCGCGAATCGGTAAGCTTTCTGGTACGTGTTAAACAATTACTGGAAGACCCTGCACGTTTGCTGTTAGGTGTTTAA
- a CDS encoding 2-oxoglutarate dehydrogenase E1 component: MDRLNYVNSGNADYINSLYEAYKQDTESVDYGWQKFFEGFDFGQGSAPQSAAGTASSATPEHVLKEINVLNMINGYRTRGHLFTKTNPVRERRKYYPGKELETFGLSEADMDTVFNAGVEIGLGPAKLRDIRQLLEDTYCQAIGAEYKYMRNPIKTKWFENRMESKRNQPSFSKEEKTRMLQKLNQAVGFENFLGTKFLGQKRFSLEGAEALIPALDSVIEKGSLLGIEEFTIGMAHRGRLNVLANIMGKPYKEIFAEFEGKNYDLESTIGGDVKYHLGFSTDIEASTGKKVHLSLCPNPSHLETVGPVVEGITRAKIDSKYGDDHDKIAPILIHGDASVAGQGIIYEVLQMEKLDGYKTGGTIHLVINNQIGFTTNFKDARSSTYCTDIAKTVLSPVFHVNGDDVEALAYVINMAMEYRQEFNEDVFIDILCYRRYGHNESDEPKFTQPTLYKAIEAHPNPREIYYQKLLAEGSITAEAAKEIEKSFKDLLQKQLDETKAEARIETGNAMFAGSWQGLHLPTKAEIYAEADTAISEEELLEIGKKLTDLPSDKVFFKKIEKLFEDRRKMVNETKTFDWAMGELMAYGSLLKEGHPVRLSGEDVKRGTFSHRHAVITLPDTDEEYTPLTTIGGDAKFYIYNSLLSEYGVLGFDYGYALANPNALTIWEAQFGDFVNGAQIIIDQYIVSAETKWQRGNGLVMLLPHGYEGQGPEHSSARIERFMEACADNNIQVANCTTPANFFHILRRQLHRDFRKPLVIFSPKSLLRHPACVSKIDEFTKGGFHELIDDAYTADAKKVKRVLFCSGKIYYELLDKQQADKRADVAIVRVEQLYPTPVLEMEAVKAKYSNATDFIWVQEEPENMGAWPYMLRKFRKSPLQLEVISRKEGGSPATGYSKQHASQQLYIISKAFEAPVSQDQKEKVKKSTKKMAETNAD, translated from the coding sequence ATGGATCGTCTAAATTATGTTAATAGCGGAAACGCTGACTATATAAACTCACTATACGAGGCTTACAAACAAGACACCGAGTCGGTTGATTACGGCTGGCAAAAGTTTTTTGAAGGTTTCGATTTTGGTCAAGGTTCGGCACCTCAATCTGCCGCAGGCACAGCCTCTTCGGCCACCCCTGAGCACGTTTTAAAAGAAATTAACGTGCTGAATATGATAAACGGATACCGTACACGCGGTCACCTGTTTACAAAAACCAACCCCGTACGAGAGCGCCGCAAGTACTATCCGGGCAAAGAGCTTGAAACCTTTGGTTTGAGCGAAGCCGATATGGATACTGTATTTAATGCCGGTGTAGAAATTGGCTTAGGCCCTGCCAAACTGCGCGACATTCGTCAACTTTTAGAAGATACTTACTGCCAGGCCATTGGTGCCGAGTATAAATACATGCGTAATCCTATTAAAACCAAATGGTTTGAAAACAGGATGGAAAGCAAACGCAACCAGCCGTCGTTCTCTAAGGAGGAAAAAACGCGCATGTTGCAGAAGCTTAACCAGGCTGTAGGATTCGAAAACTTTTTGGGTACAAAATTCCTGGGGCAAAAGCGCTTCTCGTTAGAGGGTGCCGAGGCACTTATCCCTGCGCTTGATTCGGTTATTGAAAAAGGTTCATTATTAGGCATCGAGGAGTTTACCATTGGTATGGCTCACCGCGGCCGTTTGAACGTGTTGGCCAACATTATGGGCAAACCGTACAAAGAGATATTTGCCGAGTTTGAAGGTAAGAACTACGATTTAGAGTCGACCATTGGTGGCGACGTAAAATATCATTTGGGTTTCTCAACCGATATCGAAGCTTCGACCGGTAAAAAAGTACACTTAAGTTTGTGCCCTAATCCATCGCACCTGGAAACAGTTGGCCCGGTGGTTGAAGGCATTACCCGTGCTAAAATTGACAGTAAATACGGCGACGACCATGATAAAATTGCACCTATATTAATCCACGGCGATGCTTCGGTAGCCGGCCAGGGTATTATATACGAGGTGTTGCAAATGGAAAAGCTGGACGGTTACAAAACCGGCGGTACCATTCACCTGGTTATTAACAACCAAATTGGTTTTACCACCAACTTTAAAGATGCCCGTTCGAGCACTTACTGTACCGATATTGCCAAAACGGTTTTATCGCCGGTATTCCACGTAAACGGTGATGATGTGGAAGCCTTAGCTTATGTTATTAACATGGCTATGGAGTACCGCCAGGAGTTTAACGAGGATGTGTTTATCGACATTTTATGTTACCGCAGGTACGGTCATAATGAGTCGGATGAGCCTAAATTTACCCAGCCTACTTTATACAAGGCAATTGAGGCACATCCTAACCCGCGCGAAATTTACTACCAGAAACTACTGGCCGAAGGCAGCATTACTGCCGAGGCTGCTAAAGAAATAGAGAAAAGCTTTAAAGACCTGTTGCAAAAACAACTGGACGAAACCAAGGCCGAAGCCCGTATTGAAACAGGTAACGCCATGTTTGCCGGTTCGTGGCAGGGTTTACATTTACCTACCAAAGCGGAGATATATGCAGAAGCCGATACAGCTATAAGCGAAGAAGAATTACTGGAGATTGGTAAAAAGTTAACCGATTTGCCGTCAGACAAAGTATTCTTCAAAAAGATAGAAAAACTGTTTGAAGACCGTCGTAAGATGGTTAACGAAACCAAAACCTTTGATTGGGCTATGGGTGAGCTGATGGCTTACGGTAGCTTGTTAAAAGAAGGTCACCCGGTACGTTTGAGTGGTGAGGACGTAAAACGCGGAACATTTTCGCACCGCCACGCGGTTATTACCCTGCCTGATACGGATGAGGAGTATACTCCGCTAACTACCATTGGCGGTGATGCTAAATTTTACATTTACAACTCCCTGCTTTCTGAATATGGTGTTTTAGGTTTTGATTACGGTTACGCCCTGGCTAACCCTAACGCCTTAACCATTTGGGAAGCACAGTTTGGCGACTTTGTTAACGGTGCGCAAATCATCATCGACCAGTACATCGTAAGTGCCGAAACTAAATGGCAGCGTGGTAACGGTTTGGTAATGTTATTACCTCACGGTTACGAAGGACAAGGCCCTGAACATTCATCGGCACGTATTGAGCGTTTTATGGAGGCCTGTGCCGATAATAACATTCAGGTGGCTAACTGTACTACACCTGCTAACTTCTTCCATATTTTACGCCGCCAACTGCACCGCGATTTCCGTAAGCCATTGGTAATTTTCTCACCAAAAAGCTTACTGCGCCACCCGGCTTGTGTATCTAAAATTGATGAGTTTACCAAAGGCGGTTTCCACGAACTTATTGACGATGCTTACACAGCCGATGCTAAAAAGGTAAAACGCGTATTGTTCTGCAGTGGTAAAATTTACTACGAATTGCTGGACAAACAACAGGCCGATAAACGTGCCGATGTTGCCATTGTGCGCGTAGAACAATTATACCCAACTCCTGTATTGGAAATGGAAGCCGTTAAAGCTAAATACAGCAACGCTACCGATTTTATTTGGGTGCAAGAAGAGCCGGAGAACATGGGCGCATGGCCTTACATGCTGCGCAAGTTCCGCAAGAGCCCATTGCAGTTAGAGGTAATTTCGCGTAAAGAAGGTGGTAGCCCGGCAACCGGTTACTCAAAACAACATGCTTCGCAGCAGTTGTATATCATCTCCAAAGCTTTTGAAGCCCCGGTTAGCCAGGATCAAAAAGAGAAAGTAAAAAAATCGACCAAGAAAATGGCCGAAACTAATGCAGATTAA
- a CDS encoding C40 family peptidase codes for MQTSKPADTYIPKDNEPAVKPIIVKAGQPDADINTGNTAPEQLIAYARTLKGIPYKYGSLKPDEGFDCSGFITYVFNHFNIVVPRSSVDFTNVNTSVTLSEAKPGDLMLFTGTDSTRRVVGHMGILVQTGSEPIFIHSTSGKANGVTETPLNSYYQGRYVKTIRVFK; via the coding sequence ATGCAAACCAGTAAACCTGCCGATACCTATATTCCAAAAGATAACGAACCTGCAGTAAAACCCATCATTGTAAAAGCCGGGCAACCCGACGCCGATATTAATACAGGTAATACTGCCCCCGAACAATTAATTGCTTACGCCCGAACATTAAAAGGTATACCTTACAAATATGGATCGTTAAAACCCGACGAAGGATTCGACTGCTCCGGCTTTATTACTTATGTATTCAATCATTTTAATATCGTGGTACCGCGCTCATCGGTTGATTTTACCAATGTAAATACCAGCGTTACTTTAAGTGAGGCCAAACCTGGTGACCTGATGCTTTTTACAGGTACCGATAGCACCAGGCGTGTGGTAGGGCATATGGGCATACTGGTACAAACAGGAAGCGAGCCTATATTTATTCATTCAACATCGGGTAAAGCCAATGGCGTAACCGAAACCCCGCTGAATAGCTATTATCAAGGACGATATGTTAAAACTATCCGGGTTTTTAAGTAG
- a CDS encoding nuclear transport factor 2 family protein, with protein MKTLKSIVLGLALLVTANIVKADEIIPATAKTKANAITAYVSSITLGQNADLADVVDNSAKFNVLRGKEVLSFNKAEMLKFANENENVRQDCKTSVTEVENNDDMSIVKVEMNFGTFTRTNYVTVANTGEGWKITNVYSVFKS; from the coding sequence ATGAAAACTTTAAAATCAATAGTATTAGGATTAGCTTTATTAGTAACTGCAAACATTGTTAAAGCCGACGAAATTATCCCTGCTACTGCAAAAACCAAAGCAAACGCTATCACCGCTTATGTAAGCAGCATCACTTTAGGTCAAAATGCCGACTTAGCCGATGTAGTTGACAACAGCGCCAAATTCAATGTTTTGCGTGGTAAAGAAGTGTTGAGCTTTAACAAAGCCGAAATGCTGAAATTTGCTAACGAGAATGAGAACGTTCGCCAGGATTGCAAAACTTCAGTAACCGAAGTTGAGAATAACGACGACATGAGCATCGTAAAAGTTGAAATGAACTTTGGTACTTTTACTCGTACCAACTATGTTACTGTAGCCAATACCGGCGAAGGTTGGAAAATTACCAACGTATACTCGGTATTCAAATCATAA
- a CDS encoding nuclear transport factor 2 family protein, which yields MKTLKSLVLGLALLVVANIAKADEPIPAAKLTKNYAVEAYVNSTTLGINADFAGVIEENAKFNILRGKEVLSFNKADMLKFAKENKDVRQDCKTSVTEVESNDDMSIVKVDMNFGSFTRTNYVTIANTGEGWKITNVYSVFK from the coding sequence ATGAAAACCTTAAAATCACTTGTATTAGGCCTGGCCTTATTAGTAGTAGCTAACATTGCAAAAGCAGACGAACCAATTCCTGCTGCCAAATTAACCAAAAACTATGCGGTTGAAGCCTATGTAAACAGCACCACCCTGGGCATCAACGCCGACTTTGCCGGGGTAATTGAAGAGAACGCCAAATTCAATATCTTGCGTGGTAAAGAAGTGTTGAGTTTTAACAAAGCCGACATGCTTAAATTTGCCAAAGAAAACAAAGATGTGCGCCAGGACTGCAAAACTTCAGTTACCGAAGTAGAAAGCAACGACGATATGAGCATCGTAAAAGTTGACATGAACTTTGGCTCCTTTACCCGCACCAACTACGTAACCATTGCCAACACCGGCGAAGGCTGGAAAATTACTAACGTGTATTCTGTTTTTAAATAA
- a CDS encoding M1 family metallopeptidase, which yields MKKFYSLLAGSLLLTSALQAQQIEYNPGSNHGNKFEQLGSTLLADPNMYRSASGAPGPKYWQQKADYDIVAKLDDDKQRLDGTETITYYNNSPDALTYLWLQLDENQHKKDGDNAKIEESKMQDKMSLRQLQGIMGHNLDLGNHIVSAKDAAGNNLKYTINETMMRIELPKTLAPGAKFVFKIAWWYNISDRSTIGGRGGYEYFPEDKNYLYTMAQWYPRMAVYSDFQGWQNKQFNGRGEFALTFGDFKVAINVPADHVVDATGQCSNYSQVLTSAQYQRWQKAQNSHKEPVEVVTLAEAKKALQGHATTRKTWNWHAENVRDFAWVSSRRVVWDAMATQIDGGRKVMAMSVYGPEAYPIYRRYSTKVVAHTVKTYSKYTIPYPYPCATSVEASNGMEYPMICFNYGRAEKDGTYSEATKNGMIGVVIHEVGHNFFPMIVNSDERQWTWMDEGLNTFCQYLTEQEWDPTFPSNRGPAYKIVDYMKLPKNELEPIMTNSENIQRFGPNAYAKPATALNILRETVMGRELFDYAFKTYAQRWAFKHPTPTDFFRTMEDASAVDLDWYWRGWFYGTDPVDISVDSVKYYRLNTKNAQVEGSYDRAQFERNLTNISTTRNKEAGMRSAVEADTALQDYYSKWDRFAATPATDKSYKAMYDALSPEEKKLYDSKNYFYEVSFSNKGGLPMPLFIEWTYTDGSKQLEKIPAYIWRHNEFNVTKVFAKTKEVKAIKLDPYRETADINEGNNSWPREYTPTRFELFKQQNTIRGASTGGNPMQEARKTNP from the coding sequence ATGAAAAAATTTTACTCACTCCTGGCAGGGTCGCTCCTGCTTACTTCTGCTTTGCAGGCCCAGCAAATTGAATACAATCCGGGCAGCAACCACGGCAACAAATTTGAACAATTGGGAAGCACCTTACTGGCCGACCCCAACATGTACCGTTCGGCATCGGGCGCACCCGGACCAAAATACTGGCAGCAAAAAGCCGATTACGATATTGTAGCCAAACTCGACGATGATAAACAGCGTTTAGATGGTACCGAAACCATTACCTACTACAACAACTCGCCCGATGCGCTAACTTACCTGTGGCTGCAGTTAGATGAAAATCAGCATAAAAAAGACGGAGATAACGCCAAAATTGAGGAAAGCAAGATGCAGGACAAAATGAGCCTGCGCCAGTTGCAGGGCATTATGGGGCATAACCTTGATTTGGGCAACCATATTGTAAGCGCTAAAGATGCTGCCGGCAATAACCTTAAATACACCATTAACGAAACCATGATGCGTATTGAGCTGCCCAAAACACTGGCACCGGGCGCTAAATTTGTTTTTAAGATAGCATGGTGGTATAATATATCCGACCGCTCAACCATTGGTGGCCGTGGTGGGTATGAATACTTTCCCGAGGATAAAAACTACTTGTATACCATGGCACAATGGTACCCGCGTATGGCCGTTTACAGCGATTTTCAGGGCTGGCAAAACAAACAGTTTAATGGCCGCGGAGAGTTTGCACTTACCTTTGGCGATTTTAAGGTAGCCATTAATGTACCGGCCGATCACGTGGTTGATGCCACGGGTCAATGTTCTAACTACAGCCAGGTGCTTACATCGGCACAATATCAACGCTGGCAAAAAGCTCAAAACTCTCACAAAGAACCGGTAGAGGTAGTTACCCTTGCCGAAGCAAAAAAAGCATTGCAAGGCCACGCTACCACCCGCAAAACCTGGAACTGGCATGCCGAAAACGTGCGCGATTTTGCCTGGGTATCATCGCGCCGTGTGGTGTGGGATGCCATGGCCACGCAAATTGATGGCGGCCGTAAGGTGATGGCCATGTCGGTTTACGGGCCGGAGGCTTATCCAATTTATCGCCGTTACAGCACCAAGGTGGTTGCACATACGGTTAAAACTTACAGCAAATACACCATTCCGTACCCTTACCCTTGTGCTACCTCGGTTGAGGCCAGCAACGGTATGGAGTACCCAATGATATGCTTTAACTACGGTCGTGCCGAAAAGGATGGCACTTATAGCGAGGCCACTAAAAACGGCATGATCGGCGTGGTTATTCACGAGGTGGGTCACAACTTTTTTCCGATGATCGTTAACTCTGATGAGCGCCAGTGGACCTGGATGGACGAAGGACTGAACACCTTTTGCCAGTACCTTACCGAGCAGGAATGGGACCCTACCTTCCCAAGTAACCGTGGCCCGGCTTATAAGATCGTGGATTACATGAAGCTGCCTAAAAACGAGCTGGAGCCCATCATGACCAACTCGGAGAACATACAGCGCTTTGGCCCTAATGCCTACGCGAAACCGGCTACCGCACTTAATATACTGCGCGAAACGGTAATGGGGCGCGAACTATTTGACTATGCATTTAAAACCTATGCACAACGCTGGGCCTTTAAGCACCCTACTCCTACCGACTTTTTCCGCACCATGGAAGATGCATCGGCGGTGGATTTAGATTGGTACTGGAGAGGCTGGTTTTACGGCACCGACCCGGTTGACATATCTGTAGACAGTGTGAAATACTATCGCCTGAACACTAAAAATGCACAGGTTGAAGGCAGTTATGACCGTGCACAGTTTGAGCGTAACCTAACCAACATCAGTACCACCCGCAACAAGGAAGCAGGCATGCGTTCAGCCGTGGAAGCTGATACTGCCCTGCAAGATTATTACAGCAAGTGGGATCGTTTTGCCGCTACACCCGCTACCGATAAAAGCTACAAGGCCATGTACGATGCCCTGAGCCCTGAAGAAAAGAAACTGTATGATAGCAAAAACTACTTTTACGAAGTAAGCTTTAGCAACAAAGGCGGCCTACCCATGCCTTTATTTATAGAGTGGACCTACACCGACGGCAGCAAACAACTCGAAAAAATACCGGCCTACATTTGGCGCCACAACGAGTTTAACGTAACCAAGGTATTTGCCAAAACCAAAGAGGTAAAAGCCATTAAACTTGATCCCTACCGTGAAACTGCCGACATAAACGAAGGCAACAACAGCTGGCCGCGCGAATACACGCCAACCCGCTTTGAACTGTTTAAACAGCAAAACACCATACGCGGAGCCAGCACAGGCGGCAACCCTATGCAGGAAGCGAGAAAGACTAATCCATAA
- a CDS encoding HupE/UreJ family protein, whose translation MHDFSLYFELGWQHICDWQGYDHILFVAVLCGSYLLTDWRKVLILVTAFTVGHSITLALSALNVISVNTSLIEFLIPVTIIITAFINIVKKKRSPGTLRITYVLALFFGLIHGLGFSNYLKSLLGKSSNITAQLLAFNLGLEFGQVLIVLCILIVSFILLNILKIQRREWTLFLSSAIFGIAFIMCIERFALIHFR comes from the coding sequence ATGCATGATTTCTCCCTGTACTTTGAACTGGGCTGGCAGCACATTTGCGACTGGCAGGGTTACGACCATATTTTATTTGTTGCCGTACTTTGCGGCTCTTATCTGCTAACCGACTGGCGTAAGGTGCTCATCCTCGTTACAGCATTTACCGTTGGTCATTCCATCACACTTGCTTTAAGCGCACTCAACGTCATCAGCGTAAATACTTCGTTGATCGAGTTCCTCATCCCGGTTACCATCATAATTACAGCATTCATCAATATAGTAAAAAAGAAACGCTCGCCGGGTACGCTTCGTATTACTTATGTACTGGCTTTGTTTTTTGGGTTGATACATGGGTTGGGGTTTTCGAACTATTTAAAAAGCCTGCTGGGTAAAAGCAGCAATATTACGGCACAACTGCTGGCGTTTAACCTTGGGCTTGAGTTTGGGCAGGTTTTAATTGTGCTTTGCATCCTTATCGTATCATTCATTTTACTTAATATCCTTAAAATTCAGCGCCGTGAGTGGACATTATTCCTCTCATCTGCTATATTTGGAATAGCGTTTATTATGTGCATCGAGCGTTTTGCTCTAATTCATTTTCGATGA
- a CDS encoding DUF6702 family protein, protein MIESAMLPYLFTAFVSIFHPFYVSVTEINHNAKTQSVEISCRMFYDDLEHVLEKQNNTKLDIVKPANKEQLNRFISSYVHQHLIIKVDGKVLNPTYLGFEIQEDGAWSYLEVKGVGKAQKIEVHDDLLYTEHPEQINMIHVTVNGERKSTKLDNPSANASFSFK, encoded by the coding sequence ATGATTGAATCAGCAATGTTACCATACCTGTTTACTGCCTTTGTTAGCATATTTCATCCGTTTTATGTAAGCGTTACCGAAATTAACCATAACGCCAAAACACAATCGGTAGAGATAAGTTGCCGCATGTTTTATGACGATCTGGAGCATGTGCTCGAAAAACAAAACAATACCAAATTAGATATTGTAAAGCCTGCAAACAAAGAACAGCTGAACCGTTTTATTAGCAGTTATGTGCACCAGCATTTAATTATTAAGGTAGATGGCAAAGTGCTAAACCCCACTTATTTGGGCTTCGAAATTCAGGAAGATGGTGCATGGAGCTACCTTGAAGTTAAGGGCGTTGGCAAAGCGCAAAAAATAGAGGTGCACGATGATCTATTGTATACCGAACACCCCGAGCAGATCAACATGATACATGTAACCGTAAACGGCGAACGCAAGAGCACTAAGTTAGATAACCCCTCGGCCAATGCCTCGTTTAGTTTTAAGTAA
- a CDS encoding PH domain-containing protein, translated as MRFYSAKSTFVSIVIGAAVALMFLQVYIVIDKGGPKLLLLVFATVCTLLLWMWFATYYDVEDNLLYYRSGPINGKIDINTIRKIEVGKTQYVGLKPALASKGCVVHYNKYDDIYLSPKDKDGFIAALLKVNPTIEVVANK; from the coding sequence ATGAGATTTTACTCGGCCAAAAGCACATTTGTGAGTATTGTTATTGGGGCGGCTGTAGCCCTGATGTTTTTGCAAGTTTATATTGTAATTGATAAAGGCGGGCCAAAGTTGTTACTCCTTGTTTTTGCTACGGTTTGCACGTTGCTTTTATGGATGTGGTTTGCAACTTATTACGATGTGGAAGATAACCTGCTTTATTACCGGTCGGGCCCAATTAATGGGAAGATAGATATTAATACAATCCGCAAAATAGAAGTTGGCAAAACTCAATATGTGGGTTTAAAGCCTGCGTTGGCATCAAAAGGATGTGTGGTACATTACAATAAATACGATGATATATACTTATCGCCCAAAGATAAGGATGGTTTTATTGCAGCCCTGCTAAAAGTAAACCCTACTATTGAGGTTGTGGCTAACAAATAA
- a CDS encoding flagellar motor protein MotB gives MKLPFLPIALAAILFTSAGCVSKKQYTQLQSNYDTLQNKHRDLNVRFLNSQQELSNANVRVKSLEEQIASGRQNLASLQAALDKCLTSSGQGNVNISKLVDEINSSNKYIQQLVNSKNKSDSLNMVLTNNLTRSLSREESKDVDVQVLKGVVYISLSDNMLYKSGSYEISDKANATLTKISKIITDYKDYEVLIEGNTDNVPIKQTNIRNNWDLSALRASSVVQALQTRFNVDPKRLTAAGRGEYNPVADNNSEAGKVKNRRTQIIITPKLDQFMDLIDKAPEKPATPTTGQQ, from the coding sequence ATGAAACTTCCATTTTTACCGATAGCCTTAGCCGCTATACTATTTACATCGGCAGGTTGTGTGAGCAAAAAGCAATACACCCAACTGCAATCAAACTATGATACGTTACAAAATAAGCACCGCGATTTGAACGTAAGATTTCTTAACAGCCAGCAAGAACTATCTAACGCTAACGTGCGTGTAAAAAGTCTTGAGGAGCAAATTGCATCAGGCCGTCAAAATCTGGCATCGTTACAGGCTGCTTTAGATAAGTGTTTAACCTCATCTGGCCAGGGTAACGTTAACATCTCTAAACTGGTTGATGAGATCAATTCATCAAACAAGTACATTCAGCAACTGGTTAACAGCAAAAATAAAAGCGACTCGCTTAACATGGTGTTAACCAATAACCTTACCCGCTCGTTAAGCCGCGAAGAATCAAAGGATGTTGATGTACAGGTACTGAAAGGCGTGGTTTACATCTCGCTTTCAGACAATATGCTGTACAAATCGGGCAGCTACGAAATATCTGATAAAGCCAACGCAACACTTACCAAAATATCTAAAATCATTACCGATTATAAAGATTACGAAGTGCTGATCGAAGGTAATACTGATAACGTGCCAATTAAACAAACCAACATCCGTAACAACTGGGATTTAAGTGCGCTGCGTGCATCATCAGTAGTACAGGCCCTGCAAACCAGGTTTAATGTTGATCCTAAGCGTTTAACGGCTGCAGGTCGTGGTGAGTATAACCCGGTTGCCGATAACAATAGCGAAGCCGGTAAAGTTAAAAACCGTCGTACACAAATTATCATTACTCCTAAGCTTGATCAGTTTATGGATTTGATCGATAAAGCTCCTGAAAAACCAGCTACTCCAACTACAGGTCAACAATAA